Within the Funiculus sociatus GB2-C1 genome, the region AATTATCTCTGATTTTTTCCGGTTTCGCATCCGTTATCTAGCGGATGTCTCCGAACTCCCACAAATGTCAAACCAAGGCGCTATTAGTTTTTTTACCCAATACGGCTATTTTTCGGGTGAGAGAACCACTTACCAAATCTTTAAACAGACGAGGTTTGGTTTTAGAGTTTCTTGGCATTTCTATCGGCTGTGTGGATCGGGGAAGTTCTTCATGACTAATCACCATTCCAGAGCCAGAGGTTTTGGTAGACCTAAATCGGCGATGATGGCAGTAGATAGGAGGTTTGTCCCATGATTCAGCCACCAGGATTTGAACAGCACTCAGTTGTCACCTCGTTGGGAAGAATGGTGTACTACACTAACGAGGGGGAACCGTGGCAGTCAACAGCTGCCACCAGCTTGAAAGAGTTGCCCACATTGGTTTTCCTGCATGGCTTTGGTGGGGGGTCGTCCGCTTATGAGTGGTCGAAAGTCTACCCAGCTTTTGCGACTGAGTATCGAGTTTTAGCACCAGACTTAATTGGTTGGGGTAGATCCGATCATCCAGCCCGGAATTACCAAATAGATGACTACATCAACACGATTATCGAGTTTCTGGAGCTGACTTGTGATAGCGCAACGCCTGTAATTGCGTCTTCGCTCTCTGCTGCCTTTACAATTAGAGCTGCGATCGCTCGTCCCGATTTATTTAAGTCCCTGATTTTGACGACAGCCGCTGGTTTGTCTGACTTTGGCGAAAATTACACGCGCAGTTTCTTTGCCCAACTGGTCAGCACACCAATTCTAGATAAATTAATTTACAGCACTGGCGTTGCTACCAGTGGCGGTATCCGCAGTTTCTTAGAACAACGCCAATTTGCTCAGAGCGATCGCGTTTACGAAGAAATTGTCAACGCCTATCTGGAATCTGCCCTGGAACCAAATGCTGAATATGCAGCGCTTTCTTTTGTGCGGGGGGATTTATGCTTCGATCTTTCACTGTACATTGGGCAGCTAAACGTGCCTACTGCCATCATGTGGGGCGAAAAATCTCAGTTTACAGGCCCTGATATTGGCAGGCGGCTTGCAGCCTTGAATCCGCAAGCCATCAAGGTTTTTCAACCTCTGGATGATGTGGGACTGACACCCCAGTTAGAAATGCCTGCGGTGACAATTGGCTTAATCCGGCGATTTTTGAAATTGCTTAATGGCTAATGGAATCATGGCTAACTGCATTCTTGACCAATTAGCCATGATTCCCTTCTTTTAGCCTTTCAACCGGATATCAATCACAGTGACGTTAAAGTTGTAATCTGAACCGTCAAGTTCTAGGGGCATGCCAATTTTAACTTTGGTGCCGCCTATGACTAGACCATCTTTAGTAGTTTGCCCTTTTGTAGCAAAATTCATTAGCATATCGGTGCTGAAAGAATCTTGTCTAGGATCGGCTAAGGCTTTGACAGAACCATCTGGTTGCGGCACAACCACTGTTCGTGGTAGGAGTTTGACGGATTTAATCTCCATCTGTCCGGCGGGTTGATTGCGGATGATAATATTTACTTTTTTGTCTTTCTCAAACTGTTCCATTAATCCTTGCGGGTCTAGGACGTTCAAACCCCGAACAATGGCATCTACTTCTACTGGTTTTGTGGTAACGCCGACTTGAGCAACCGAACCGGAGGTGCCGGGGAAGAAGAAGATCCCGACAATAACTGAGAGAATCACTAAGGCAGCAGCAACATCTAAAATGCTTACCTTGCCGAATAAGCGACCTTGAGAATCCAAAATCTTCATGCAGAAATGTCCTGGCTCTAGCTAAAAGACTGGTGGAAAATAACATCTAACTCTATAGATCGCAAGCTAGATGAGTCACGATCCGGTAGTCTTTTGTCAGAGTAACATGAGTGTCGTCAGGAAGTGGTGTGGCTGACTGGATAAGTAAATCTGCTAAAAAAAAGAGGATTATTTACTCTACTACGCGCAACCATCCATTTTTTAGCTTGTCAAGGACTCGATTTACTTGAGCTTGCTCTTCGGCGTTTAAAGCTGTTTTCGATAACAGTGTGGACATCAGCCGCCGTTGGTCAGCGCGAGTGATTTTACGAGTAATTAATAAATGCTCAACTAATTGACCAATACTTACCGATGTTAAATGCTCTTGAGCTTGCATATATTAAACGTGACGATATAGATACTATCTAAATTTTCTGTGAGCCTGCCTGGTACTTCATCGGCATAATCGCTTAATTTGCTTTTCGGAAAAATGCTTGTCTACGTAATATTGCGTAGGAATCTGGCAAGGCTTAAGCGATCGCATTTTGATGATGTTGAGTTAACGGCAGGATCAAGGATAAATCCAATGATTATATTTATTGTTAAAACTTAACGCTCTTATATTGGCTATTTAGGCAAAAAATCTCTTTTTTTGAACAAAAGTTGGAAAACTATCTGCCAGGGGAATCCTAGAAAGGCAACCAAGACTTGCTGCTTTGCGTCTTGGATTCCAGAGTCTTTGATTGCAGCTGTTTGAATTATTCTTGCGCGTATTGGCTATGAAGTTGAATCCGTTATCGTTTTTTTATCGTCAGGCAAATCGCCGCTGGTTATACCCGTTGCTGTCAGCGGTGATGGCGCTGTTTATTTGGGTAGGTTTGCCGCAACCAGGGCAAGCGATACCCTGGTTAGACCTGATTTTGCGCGGCGTTCAGGTGATTCAGATGTCGAATGTTTCTGATAGACAGGAAGTTCAGATTGGTCGGTCAATTAATGAACAACTGGTGACTAGAGAAATTCGCTTGTATCGTAATCCGCAAATAACGCGCTATGTAAATGAGATTGGTCAGCGGCTGGCTAGTAGTAGCGATCGCCCGGATATTCCTTATACTTTTCAGGTAGTTAACGATAAAAGCGTTAATGCTTTTGCTACGATGGGGGGCTTTGTCTACATCCATACTGGCTTACTAAAGGCGGCAGATAATGAAGCTCAGCTGGCAGGTGTCTTAGCTCACGAAATCGGCCATATTGCTTCCCGTCATGCGTTGGAGCAAATGCGCCAAACTGCGATCGCTCGCGGTGTGGCGGCTGCTGCTGGCTTAGACCGCAATTTGGCGGTGCAGATTGGTGTGGATCTAGCTCTGCGCCGTCCGAACAGTCGCAAAGATGAATTTGAGGCTGATCAAAAGGGTCTGGAAACCTTAACAAATGCAGGCTATGCCCCCGCAGGGATGGTAGGTTTTATGGAAAAGCTACTCCGAGGCGGCTCGGTGCCTAATTTCTTGAGTACCCATCCGGGGACACAGGACAGAATTAACGCTTTGGAACGTGTCATCGACCCGGCGACTGCCAATGTGGGCGAGGGGCTAGATGAGTTGGCTTACAAGAGGAACATCCGCGCCCTTCCCTAAAAGACAAACTCTTTAAAAAGGCAATCCTTTGAAAGGATTGCCTTTTTGCCTTATGGTCTAAGCATATGGCGACGCATTCTACCCACCTGTGATGGATCGATTCGCGTTACGGCTTCTGATAGTGAGAGTTTGCGAACGCGACCGCGCAAGACGTTGACTTGATATACAAGGTTGTTGGTGATATCCAAGCCTGTCAACCAGCCGCTTTTTTGGTGGTAGGCACCAGTATCAATGTCTAGCCAGCCATTTCCTTGGGCTAATTTCCCTGGTGTCACCCCAGGCAAGGTGAAGGTGATGGTGTGACCTGTGATGATCAGTTTATCAGGGAAGTATGGTTTAGCTATACTGTGGAATTCTTCCCGAATCCAACAAAATTCTTCAGCGCTTTGCTTTTCGAGAGGGATTTGCGGATGAACGCCTGCGTGAACTAACCAGATGTCGCCTAAGTCTAGGTGTGTTGGCAAGCTTCGCATCCAGTCTATATCTCCTTGGGGAATGCCAGCTTCGCCATAACTGTTGACGGTGGCGTGTCCGCCACTATACAGCCATCCTTGCAGGGCTGGGCCATATACTTCTCCATCGCCCAATACGTCTATTAACATTTGCTCGTGGTTTCCCAGGAGGCAGTGGTAGGAACTTTGCTTGACAAATTTCACAACCTGAGCGCTCTGAGTCCCCCGATCTATTAAGTCCCCCAAAAAATAAACTGAATCTTCATCAGAAGGCGCGATCGCTTCTAATAATCTCATTAGGCCGTCGTAGTGGCCATGCACATCACCTATCACAATGCGACGGTGGGTCATTTTGCTTTTCCTAACTTCCGATTTCTCACAACACTGGATAGTGCCGACTATTATTAAGGTGATGCACAGCCTGAAGTATGGAATGCCTGCCTAAAAATTAAAAATCAAAAAAGACACACTTTAATTTATAATGTATAATTTTCAATTCCTTTAAATGGCGGTACTTCCCAGATTGTAAGTATGGTAGACTACAGTTCAATCATATCTTGCCTAGCCTTAGTAGCATATTTAAGGGTTTGGCATATCCCTTGCGGATGAACAAATATGTCTGAGCTGCCCACTGGGGACAAAATTCAGACTAAAATCCTCTGGCTTTTGCTTGAATGTTAGAAATTTCCAAAAATTCTGAGCTTAGCGCCTCTTCAGTAACGCCGCCAACGATAGTCGCTTTGAAGCAACCAACCAGTCAGGCTTGGGTGAAGATGGCGATCGCTAACTTGGACACGATCCTGTTAGACCATTCCCACTGCGAACGAAAAGCTGCTGGCGTAGCTTTGAATTTGATGTTTCGCTACCCTTCTAATACTCAGATGGTGCGGATGTTGACAGCGATCGCTCGTGAAGAACTAGAACACTTTGAGCAAGTCAATCAGTGGCTAGAACGCCGCCAAATCCCTCTGGGACACCTCTCGGCTCCTCCCTATGGTGCTGGAATGAAGGCGCAAATTCGTCCCCAGGAACCTCAGCGATTGTTGGATTCTCTGCTTGTTTCTGGTTTAATTGAGGCTCGCTCTCACGAACGGCTGGGATTACTTGCTAATCACTCTCCAGATCCCGATCTAGCCAAGTTTTATCGCAGTTTGATGGCATCTGAGGCTCGTCATTATGGCGTTTATTGGGTGCTGGCTAATACTTACTTTGAACGTGATGTTGTTAAAGAGCGGCTGGAAGAATTAGCTGTTGCCGAAAGTGAGTTGTTGGAAACTCTGCACCCAGAACCGAGAATTCATAGTTAAAAACCTGACAAGAACAGTCCCTTTTTCCGACAAAGAGGGGTTACTAATGCTTCAGAACTTATTTTCTATAAGTATATTTAAGATAAATAATATTAGGTTATATTCTCATTATTAAGAATAAACTATCAGAGAGTATGGTGTTACAAGAACTTGACTTTTTTGATAATTCTTTGTAGTTTCAATGGTTGAAAACGGGCATGAAAATACAATATGGTAATTTTTTGATTCGGAGTTGGGAAGAAAGCGATCGCGCAGCCGCAGCTGATGTTATCCATTCAGTATTAACTGAGTATGGCTTGCCTTGGGAGCCAGAGGGAGCAGACAGGGATGTGCTGGAGGTAGAAAAATTTTATCTCGATGCTGGGGGTGAATTTTGGGTAGTGGAAAGACTTGGGCGTGTGGTGGGAACTGCTGCTTATTATCCGGTACATCGGGGAGAAAAAGCGGTAGAAATACGCAAGATGTATTTGTTGCCAGAGGTGCGAGGGCAAGGGTTAGGGAAGTATTTGTTGCATCAATTGGAGAAAGTGATCGCATCCCTTGGTTTTCAAGAAATTTGGGTGGAAACTGCCAGCGTTCTCCAACAGGCAGTTAAACTTTATGAAAATAGCGGTTACAAAGAAGCCGAGGGCGTGGAGACAACCAGATGCGATCGCGTTTATATCAAATTATTAGATTTAATACCACAGAAATAAAGGTAACTTAGTTTTCATATGATAATGAGTAATGGATATATTTGTCACAAGTTATGTTTAATTAAGTCGGCTATTTATAGATTATTTTTTATGAATTTATTTGCTAATAGAACCGTCCCTAGCAACGCTGCGGGAGCATCCCATTTTTGCAAATATAACCCACAGGCTAGAAGCCTCGATGCTGGAACAACAAAGCTTGCCAATGCAAAAGCTTGATATTACTAGCTTGCGTTGGCAGGCTTTGTTTGTTTAGACGCGACTTTAGTCGTCGTGCTTAAGACTGAAGCTGCACTTTATCAAGCGAAACCAGCAGGACGCGCTCAAATTAAAAATGGAGCATTCTTCATTTTTAATTCTTTTTAACGACTCAGGGCGCGGATGAATCGTTGTAAATTGGTAAACAATCCAGATTTTTTTGGTGCTGGGGTGTCGCTGGTGCCAGTGCTGGTGCCTGTAGCCTGAGCGATAATTTGATCGAGTTCTTCCCCAACTGGTCTTTCGGAGACTTCAGCAATCAGCTTGTAATCGTCGCTAGTTTCCAGCCAGACTTGCCAAGATTGAGGATAGCAACGAAGTATGGCAGCACCTTCTAGAGATCGCAGGTAGTAGCAAGACTCCAGGGAGATGAGGAAGCGATCGCGCAATTGTCGCGCTGCATAGCCAATCCCCACGATAGAGGGATCTTCTAAACGGGGGTTGAGCATGACAACGGGACGATCTCCGGCGTATTCGCACAGCTTCTCGACTTGCAGGACTTCTACCGAGGAAGGCTCAACCAACAATATAATCTTGTCTTCTGGCTGAATTTTATCTTCTAGGGAGCTTTTGCTGGTGCCAATATCTTGTATTTTAAAAGGCACCTCTGGCCAGTCGCGACGAGCCAGAGCAGCTGCACCAGCGTCAGGGAAGAAAACTTTTAGCCCAGAACCTATGTCTTCAAAAACTGGGATAAATTGCCAAGCTACAGGCATAATTTTGAGTTCTGGGAAGACTAACTCAACTTTTAGCCTGGTGTAACCATTGGCGATCGCGGCTTTGGTAGCTTCGCGGGATTGGGCGATCGCTTCTTCTAGAGTTTTGGGAAGTTCTGCCATCTGGAAAAATTTTGATTGTAGGGGCGGGTTTTACCAAATTATCTGTTATCTCACAAATATGTTTAATAAACTCGCCCGTGGGTGAGTTGTCAGCATTCAAAATTCTAAACTTAAAACCTTCTGTGACTGAAACTTAATAGCTGGTGGGATCAATCTTTCCAAAACTTGCTTTAGCACCATCGCCGCCCAGTCTACATCAGCTTCGGTGGTATCGCGTCCCAGAGTGAGTCGAATTCCTCCTAAAGCAGCTGCATCGCTGTAGCCCATTGCCAGCAGCACGGGGCTAGGGCTGAGTTTACCGCTGTGACAGGCTGCGCCAGCACTGATGGCAATTCCAGCGAGGTTCATCTGGCGCACGAGGGTCTTTCCGGTGATTCCGCCAGTGACGGTGAAGCTGACGTGATGCGGTAGGCGATGCAGTCTGTCGCCAGTGGGGATGAGGTGGGGGCTGTCAGATAAGAGGGAGAAGAGGCGATCGCGTAATTTTACCAATCTTAATGTTTCCGTTGCCAATTCTTGCGCTGCCAGTTCTGCTGCCACACCAAAACCAGCAATAATTGGTACAGCCTGCGTCCCGGAACGCAACTTTAATTCTTGTCCGCCACCGCACAACAAGGGTACTAACTCCACACCAGGACGCACATAAAGCCCCCCAACACCTTGAGGGCCATAAATTTTATGGCTGGAGAGAGATAGCATATCCACGGGTAGCTGCCGCACATCTATGGGCAACCGTCCAGCGACCTGCACAGCATCGGTGTGGAACAGAACGCCTTGGGAACGGGCAATTTGTGAAAGTTCCGCAATCGGTTGTAGCGTACCAACTTCGCTTTGACCGTAAATTACCGAAACCAAGACTGTATTGGGTTGTAGCGCTAATTCTAAGTCTCTGGGATTCACTCTGCCTTTAGTATCCACTGGCAAGCGCGTCACCTCCCAACCCCATAATTCTAGTAACCGCGCTGGTTCTGCCACAGCTGAATGCTCAATGCTGGAGATAATCATATGCTGAGGCGATCTATAGCTGCGGGCAACCCCCATAATTGCCAAATTGTCTGCCTCAGTGCCGCCAGAAGTGAAGATAATCGCCTCTGAGGAAGGTGCGTTAATTAATCCCGCAACCTGCATTCTTGCTTGTTCCAGTTCGGTTGCTGCCCGTTGTCCCCACTCGTGCAAGCTAGAAGGATTCCCCCAATGTTGGGTAAGAACTTGCTGCATGGTTGCGATCGCCTCCGGGCGAGTGGGCGTGGTGGCACTATAATCCAGGTAAACTTGCATGGTTGCTCAAGCGACAGGCTTCCTACACTTTCAGCATATAGCGCCAAAAGCCTGAACAACGAACAGTTAACCAGACTCTATCCGCCCGGTTTGCAGACGTTATATTCTTCGTGGGACATAACTTCTTCCGGTACCAGTCTGCTACCGCAGTCGCGGCAAATCATCCGGTAGTCGCGGCTTAAGGGAATACTGATGATCGTGCGGTTGTGGCGTAGCCGCTTTCCCTTAAATTCTGTATAGTTCCGGGTATTTTCCAATCTAGCAATGATGGTACGCGCCTTTACCACCAAATGAGCTGGAAGGTGTCTTAAATCAATGGGGTCGTCGGCGAAGGTTTCCTCCCACTGCTGTTTTTCCTGTTTTTTTTGAACCCAAGTGGCGCGTTCAGAGGCGCACCGATGACAGATTTGCCCATAGCCCTTGTGACCGCACGGAAAAGTCTTTTTTCTTGTTGTCATAAAAAAATAGTGGCGTGGCTTTTGGCACCCCACCCCCACAATGCTGCTACCCTGTGGAAACTCTCCGCCGTGAAGGCGGTTGGACAAAATATGAATTTTATCCGCTTGCAGTTTATGTTAATGCAAGAAGGGCGAGTTTCTGAGAACGGTTTTCGTTTTTTGGGTCAAAAAGTTATGAAACCTTTTAATACGTGAGTTTATTGTGTAGGTGGATGAGCGAAAATTATGTTTTCACGACGTAATAAAACTGCGGCCTGTTAGCCAGCATCTCACCGTGAATCTCTTTTCCCTGACTAAAATCCGTTTGGGGTATGTATTCCTCCTCGCGCTGACTCTCGCCGCCTGTGGGCGGGTGCAGTCGCAAAATCCCATCCTTAAGCCCCTGCCTCAAGATCCGTTTGTTCAGGTATACTTCAACCACGCAGCTACATCAGAATACATTGAGCCTTACCGACTGCAAAAACGACCGGGAGATGACTTAGAGCATCATATTGTGGATGCGATCGCTGCTGCTAAATCCACAGTCGATGTAGCGGTACAGGAGTTGCGTTTGCCTAAAATTGCCTCTTCGTTGGTGGAACGCAAGCAGGCGGGGGTGAAAGTGCGGGTGATTTTGGAAAATATCTACAGTCGCCCTTTGAGTAGTTTTACCGCTGCTGAGGTGGCGAAACTACCGCCAAGAGAACGCCAACGTTATAACGAATTTCGCCAGCTAGTAGACCGAAACGCGGATAATCAACTCACGAGTGCGGAAATTAATCAAGGAGATGCCTTGGTAATTTTACGCAACGCTGGTATTCCCATAATTGATGATACTGCTGACGGTTCCAAAGGCAGCAGCCTGATGCACCACAAGTTTGTCGTTGTTGATGGCACAAATGTAATTGTTACTTCAGCAAATTTCACTTCTAGCGACATTCATGGAGATTTTTCCGCACCTAGCAGTTTGGGAAATGCTAATAACTTACTAAAAATTGATAGTCCTGAAGTAGCATCCATTTTTACCCAAGAGTTTAACTTAATGTGGGGAGATGGGCCAGGAGGAAACGCTGATAGTAAGTTTGGTGTCAAAAAGACGTTTCGACCACCGCAACAAGTCAACCTTTTAGATACTACTGTCACCGTCCAGTTTTCTCCAACCTCGACTACACAACCTTGGACTCAAAGTAGTAATGGCTTAATTGGCAAAATTTTAAATACGTCTGCCCAATCTGTTGATATAGCTTTGTTTGTTTTTTCAGATCAGCGTCTGGTTAATATTTTGGAAGCCGACCATCAAAAAGGCGTGCAGATCCGCGCTTTAATTGACCCAGATTTTATCTATCGTCCCTACAGCGAAGCCTTAGATATGATGGGCGTTGCTTTGAGCAATTCTTGCAAGTATGAAGCCGAGAATCGCCCTTGGCAAGAGCCGATTAAAACTGTTGGCGTACCACTGCTGTCAAAGGGAGATTTATTGCATCATAAATTCGGGGTTGTGGATGGAAAAGCTGTAATTACAGGTTCTCACAATTGGTCA harbors:
- a CDS encoding alpha/beta fold hydrolase — protein: MIQPPGFEQHSVVTSLGRMVYYTNEGEPWQSTAATSLKELPTLVFLHGFGGGSSAYEWSKVYPAFATEYRVLAPDLIGWGRSDHPARNYQIDDYINTIIEFLELTCDSATPVIASSLSAAFTIRAAIARPDLFKSLILTTAAGLSDFGENYTRSFFAQLVSTPILDKLIYSTGVATSGGIRSFLEQRQFAQSDRVYEEIVNAYLESALEPNAEYAALSFVRGDLCFDLSLYIGQLNVPTAIMWGEKSQFTGPDIGRRLAALNPQAIKVFQPLDDVGLTPQLEMPAVTIGLIRRFLKLLNG
- a CDS encoding DUF4330 domain-containing protein; this translates as MKILDSQGRLFGKVSILDVAAALVILSVIVGIFFFPGTSGSVAQVGVTTKPVEVDAIVRGLNVLDPQGLMEQFEKDKKVNIIIRNQPAGQMEIKSVKLLPRTVVVPQPDGSVKALADPRQDSFSTDMLMNFATKGQTTKDGLVIGGTKVKIGMPLELDGSDYNFNVTVIDIRLKG
- a CDS encoding M48 family metallopeptidase, encoding MKLNPLSFFYRQANRRWLYPLLSAVMALFIWVGLPQPGQAIPWLDLILRGVQVIQMSNVSDRQEVQIGRSINEQLVTREIRLYRNPQITRYVNEIGQRLASSSDRPDIPYTFQVVNDKSVNAFATMGGFVYIHTGLLKAADNEAQLAGVLAHEIGHIASRHALEQMRQTAIARGVAAAAGLDRNLAVQIGVDLALRRPNSRKDEFEADQKGLETLTNAGYAPAGMVGFMEKLLRGGSVPNFLSTHPGTQDRINALERVIDPATANVGEGLDELAYKRNIRALP
- a CDS encoding metallophosphoesterase family protein; this translates as MTHRRIVIGDVHGHYDGLMRLLEAIAPSDEDSVYFLGDLIDRGTQSAQVVKFVKQSSYHCLLGNHEQMLIDVLGDGEVYGPALQGWLYSGGHATVNSYGEAGIPQGDIDWMRSLPTHLDLGDIWLVHAGVHPQIPLEKQSAEEFCWIREEFHSIAKPYFPDKLIITGHTITFTLPGVTPGKLAQGNGWLDIDTGAYHQKSGWLTGLDITNNLVYQVNVLRGRVRKLSLSEAVTRIDPSQVGRMRRHMLRP
- a CDS encoding tRNA-(ms[2]io[6]A)-hydroxylase; translation: MLEISKNSELSASSVTPPTIVALKQPTSQAWVKMAIANLDTILLDHSHCERKAAGVALNLMFRYPSNTQMVRMLTAIAREELEHFEQVNQWLERRQIPLGHLSAPPYGAGMKAQIRPQEPQRLLDSLLVSGLIEARSHERLGLLANHSPDPDLAKFYRSLMASEARHYGVYWVLANTYFERDVVKERLEELAVAESELLETLHPEPRIHS
- a CDS encoding GNAT family N-acetyltransferase, with translation MKIQYGNFLIRSWEESDRAAAADVIHSVLTEYGLPWEPEGADRDVLEVEKFYLDAGGEFWVVERLGRVVGTAAYYPVHRGEKAVEIRKMYLLPEVRGQGLGKYLLHQLEKVIASLGFQEIWVETASVLQQAVKLYENSGYKEAEGVETTRCDRVYIKLLDLIPQK
- a CDS encoding DUF1995 family protein, with the translated sequence MAELPKTLEEAIAQSREATKAAIANGYTRLKVELVFPELKIMPVAWQFIPVFEDIGSGLKVFFPDAGAAALARRDWPEVPFKIQDIGTSKSSLEDKIQPEDKIILLVEPSSVEVLQVEKLCEYAGDRPVVMLNPRLEDPSIVGIGYAARQLRDRFLISLESCYYLRSLEGAAILRCYPQSWQVWLETSDDYKLIAEVSERPVGEELDQIIAQATGTSTGTSDTPAPKKSGLFTNLQRFIRALSR
- a CDS encoding cysteine desulfurase family protein, with amino-acid sequence MQVYLDYSATTPTRPEAIATMQQVLTQHWGNPSSLHEWGQRAATELEQARMQVAGLINAPSSEAIIFTSGGTEADNLAIMGVARSYRSPQHMIISSIEHSAVAEPARLLELWGWEVTRLPVDTKGRVNPRDLELALQPNTVLVSVIYGQSEVGTLQPIAELSQIARSQGVLFHTDAVQVAGRLPIDVRQLPVDMLSLSSHKIYGPQGVGGLYVRPGVELVPLLCGGGQELKLRSGTQAVPIIAGFGVAAELAAQELATETLRLVKLRDRLFSLLSDSPHLIPTGDRLHRLPHHVSFTVTGGITGKTLVRQMNLAGIAISAGAACHSGKLSPSPVLLAMGYSDAAALGGIRLTLGRDTTEADVDWAAMVLKQVLERLIPPAIKFQSQKVLSLEF
- a CDS encoding DUF7682 family zinc-binding protein translates to MTTRKKTFPCGHKGYGQICHRCASERATWVQKKQEKQQWEETFADDPIDLRHLPAHLVVKARTIIARLENTRNYTEFKGKRLRHNRTIISIPLSRDYRMICRDCGSRLVPEEVMSHEEYNVCKPGG
- a CDS encoding DUF655 domain-containing protein, which encodes MNLFSLTKIRLGYVFLLALTLAACGRVQSQNPILKPLPQDPFVQVYFNHAATSEYIEPYRLQKRPGDDLEHHIVDAIAAAKSTVDVAVQELRLPKIASSLVERKQAGVKVRVILENIYSRPLSSFTAAEVAKLPPRERQRYNEFRQLVDRNADNQLTSAEINQGDALVILRNAGIPIIDDTADGSKGSSLMHHKFVVVDGTNVIVTSANFTSSDIHGDFSAPSSLGNANNLLKIDSPEVASIFTQEFNLMWGDGPGGNADSKFGVKKTFRPPQQVNLLDTTVTVQFSPTSTTQPWTQSSNGLIGKILNTSAQSVDIALFVFSDQRLVNILEADHQKGVQIRALIDPDFIYRPYSEALDMMGVALSNSCKYEAENRPWQEPIKTVGVPLLSKGDLLHHKFGVVDGKAVITGSHNWSDAANTGNDETVLVIQSQTVAAHYNREFERLYANALLGVPDRILQKINAQEKQCRPVKNASGAQPIVTPSPLSRSGRGAGGEGKTGIIPASKLSEKSENQITQKVNLNTASIEEIEALPGVGPKLAGRIIEARQQKPFTSLQDLDQVPGVGPSLLEKLRDRVTW